The DNA region GGCTAGCGGAGGGACAACGGTGGCAGAGAAGCACCTGACTCCAGAGGACCTGGCGGAACGCGTGGGGGTGCCTGTCTCGACGGTGTACCAGTGGAACTCTCGTGGCGGAGGGCCGCGCTTCATGAGGGTTGGCAGGTACGTGCGTTACAAGATCGCGGACGTGAGCGCCTGGGAGGAGTCGTTGTACGCCGAGCA from Nonomuraea rubra includes:
- a CDS encoding helix-turn-helix transcriptional regulator, with product MAEKHLTPEDLAERVGVPVSTVYQWNSRGGGPRFMRVGRYVRYKIADVSAWEESLYAEQAS